The genomic stretch CGGATTTCCCGCAGTCGTGGATTATATCAAATATAGATACGTGTATCATGTGCCGCTGGCGATCTTAGCGACAGGACTAATGCTATTTTCCTGGATTCAAATTGCGATCGGTCTGGTGCTCCATACAGTATCCAAGATCCAAAGAACAAATTTTGAATTGTCTCTATTAAAATTCGGAACGGAAGCTCCGTTCCGCTCGAAGGATTCGGCGTCCCCCGCCCCCGGTTCGGGTGGTGGGGAGAGGCCCGTGGGCAAAACCTCTCGCCGTTAAATCACAAAATCGGGGACCTGACAACTCAGATCCGTGTTTTCAAAAATGGAATCTAAATTCCGTGAAAGATTTGCTGAAGAAGAAGTCGATTCTCGAATCACTTCTTCTTCTCTGAATTCTGTTCTTATTTTAAAGAAGAAGTTAATAGAACGAGTCCATTCTCGGCGGATACTTCTTTAAACTCTCGCTTTGGATAGGTCAGCATCAATTCCAATATGCTGTTTCGATTGCAGATAATCGCTAAGCTTTGGTCCGACTCAAAAAGATCGACTTCATCCTTGAACTTGTAACTCCCTACGATATGTATCTTTTGCTCTCTATAGAACATTGGATAAAAAGAAAGATATTTGTAAAAGATGACCGGATTGCCTGACTTCTCCGCTTGGTCGTAGAGACGAAGGTTTCCGTCTTGTAAAAAGGAAATGATCTTGGGAGCCAAGGTGGCGGAAAGAGTTCCTACAAATAACATCATTCCTGTCCAAGTGGAGAGAAGAAAGAAATACCAGCCTTCTCCCCTTCCCCTACTGGAAGACCAAAGTCCCCAACTGCCTAAAAGAATTCCGATGCACAAAAAGATTCCCGGTAAAGAATCGATTCCGGTGAATTTAGGCAATGCCTCTTTTCCCACTCCAGTGAAAGAAGAAGATTGCTCCAAAATATTCGGTAGGAATGCAAATAAAAGCCCTATAACGAGTCCTAATCCTAAGAAAGAGATCGGGATCCATTTTGACTTTAAGGCTTCTTCCCTTTCTGCGATTAAATAGGAAGCAAAGAAGGAAAGAGCAAAGTAAATGGAAGAAGAGTAATGAGGAAGTTTGGTTTGCACCACCGAAAAGATTGCGAGCACAAGTCCTAACCAAATCAGGAAATAGCGAGAGAATCTTGCGATCTTTGGATCAGTGAAAAGCTTCCAATTCTTGGCGACTGCAAACAGTAAGATCGTCCAAGGGAAGAATCCAATGAACATTACAATAAAATGATAGAACCAAGGACCTGTATGGGATTCTAAAGATTTGGTTAAAAGCTTCTTCTGGAAATCGAAGAATTGTACAAGGAATTCCTCGCCGTACAGAATATAATTCGTGAGATAATAAAAAGAAAGAACCAATAAGGATACGAACCCGAATAAAACAAAATCGAAGAATTTAAACTTCCATCTTCTTTCTAAGATTCGATTTGCAGCGAAAATAATAAGAGGGATCCCTAGACCAAGAGGACCTTTGGTTAATACTGCCATTCCTCCAAAGAATGCGG from Leptospira semungkisensis encodes the following:
- a CDS encoding ArnT family glycosyltransferase, which codes for MRNLFFPLLFLLYLLFLLFGLGSFPLIDWDENIYGAASKGMWESGEFFRIQVNGQIFSEKPPFYFWLANAFYGVFGLNEFSTRMPSVLSGLISFFILVRLGSSLHSRFFGYAWAFLYSASFLPLLLSRTAYIDHLFNTLILLSVISLYFYEENEGEEFKIRVRWIFSSAFFGGMAVLTKGPLGLGIPLIIFAANRILERRWKFKFFDFVLFGFVSLLVLSFYYLTNYILYGEEFLVQFFDFQKKLLTKSLESHTGPWFYHFIVMFIGFFPWTILLFAVAKNWKLFTDPKIARFSRYFLIWLGLVLAIFSVVQTKLPHYSSSIYFALSFFASYLIAEREEALKSKWIPISFLGLGLVIGLLFAFLPNILEQSSSFTGVGKEALPKFTGIDSLPGIFLCIGILLGSWGLWSSSRGRGEGWYFFLLSTWTGMMLFVGTLSATLAPKIISFLQDGNLRLYDQAEKSGNPVIFYKYLSFYPMFYREQKIHIVGSYKFKDEVDLFESDQSLAIICNRNSILELMLTYPKREFKEVSAENGLVLLTSSLK